The following is a genomic window from Capnocytophaga stomatis.
CTCACCATAAACATTCTTCACAAACTTTTCAAAAGCCTTAAGGTCATTCTTGTAAGCCTCTGTCGTATGCTTTGAATATTTTTTCTCGATGGAGAGGTAATCCATAAATTCAACAAACATTACTCAACTACTTTTTATACGATTAAATACTATCCTCCCTCACTTGGATTTTTCTGCTACGAAGATATAAAATAGAAAAGTAATTATGCGTTAATAAATCGTTAATTTTTAGGATTTATAATTAATTTTTAAATTACATTAACGCTTTGTAATTGAATATTGAAATTACCGATAGAACTTGACGTTTTAATGATTTGACTGAAAAAGAAAACTATATTTTTGGCAAAAAGATAAATATTTCAATACTTGTCATTTGCTAATTTCCAGAAAATCAAGTAAGATGCCTTTGTGATTTCCACAATTTTCTCCCAATTAAGTTTATCACTATGGTCGGTAGGTTTGTGATAATCAGGATGTCCGTCGGTGTGGAACCATACAATCGGGATTTTATGAATTGCAAAAGAACCGTTATCACTTCCTCCTACGGGATTATCCCAAGCCCTATAATCCGGCTGTAAATCAAGTTTATATTTCTGAATATCTGATTTTAACCAATCTCCAAAAACGGAATGTGAAGCCGTATAAAAATACACGAAGTAATTAGGCTGCTGCGGACGATTATCCCTGCCAATCATATCATAATTCAAATATGCTTTGATTTGGTTTCGGAAAGAACAATGATTCGTAAAATACTTAGAACCAAGCAATCCTCTTTCTTCTCCATCCCAAAAAGCAAATATAATCGTTCGCAAAGGTTGTTCGCCCGACGCCTTAAATGCCTTTGCAAGTTGCAACACCGCCGAAACACCTGAAGCGTTGTCATCTGCACCATTATATATTTGGTCTCCTTCAAGATATTTATCCACTCCCAAATGGTCATAATGAGCACCGACAATAACGTATTCATCCGCTTTTTTACCTTTTATCATTCCCAAAACATTAGCCATTTCAAGACGATAATGAGTATTGGTTTTCAATCGGTTAATAACAGAATCAACCACTGTGTATCTTTTCGAATCTTTAGACTGACTATCAGCCCTGTAAGCTGAAAAATGTTGCAAATATCCATCGGAGAAAAGAGGCTCAACCCCAATTTGTCGCAATTGTGAAACGATATAATTCCGAGCTATGCGTCCGCCTTGAAACCCTGACTCGCGTCCTTCCAAAGCGTCATCTGCCAGAAAATCAATATGTGCCTCTGCCGATTGCCTGTTGATGGTTTTCAATCCCTCCTGAAGAGATTTTTGAGCATAACTAACAGAACAACAAAACATTAAAAACAAATAAATATATTTCATCTTTAAAACTAATTTTGGTTATTTACTTTTTCTTCTCAAATAAATTTCGCTTCTTCATCAAAAGAAAACCCATTCAGTAAGTCACTGGCTTTCATACGTTTCTTCCCTGGCATTTGCAATTCCAATAAGTTTACAAAACCTTCTTTGACAGCAACATATATTTGTCTGTTTTGTACTTTTATTTTTCCATTAGGAAGAGAATGGCCTTCTTTCTGAAAAACAGCATCATATATTTTTATATTCATTTCTTCTCCCTTTTGAAGCAAAATCGTCCAAGCGGTTGGATACGGACTCATTCCTCGTATTAACCTCTCAATGGCGATTCCCTCTTTCTCCCAATTAACTCTGCAAGTTTCTTTAAAAATTTTTGGAGCTTCCGCAAAAACCTCATTCATAGGCTGTTGTACCACTTTAAGAGTTCCTTTTTCTATTTCGTCAACAGTTTTTAGCACTAACTCTGCTCCTTGCGTCATTAATTTATCGTGCAGAGTTCCAGCAGTTTCTCTTTCCGAAATCACCATTTCTGATTGCAAAATAATAGCTCCCGTATCTATCTTTTCATCAATAAAAAAAGTGGTAACTCCCGTTTTCTGTTCACCATTTATGATTGCCCAATTGATTGGTGCAGAACCTCTGTAATTAGGTAATAATGAAGCGTGTAGATTAAATGTTCCGTACTTAGGTAACTGCCAAACTACTTTTGGTAACATCCGAAAAGCAACCACAATTTGCAAATCGGGGTTTAATTCTTTCAGTGAATTAACAAAATCTTCACTCTTCAAATTTGTTGGCTGAAATACAGGTATTTGATTCTTTTCAGCATATATTTTTACCGGTGAAGATTGTAATTTTTGTCCACGACCAACATTTTTATCAGGAATTGTGACAACTCCGACCACATTGTACTTATTTTCAACTAACTGTTTTAAACTTTCCAAGGCAAAATCGGGAGTTCCCATAAAAATTATTCTAAGATTTTTCATTAAATATTTCTTTTAAGAAGTTTAAATTGCAAAATTTATAATTAACCTTCTGCAAAAATACTATTTTTTATGAAACTTATTATTTGTATAAGTGTTTATTTTTACTTATCTTTGCGAATAGAATCGTATAAAAGTAAAGATTATGGAAATCAATGAAAAAATAAACGAAACCGCACGTATTATACAATCTTACATTTCAGAACACACTCCCGAATTTGCAGTTATCTTAGGCTCAGGGCTTAGCAAATTGCAAGATGAAGTGGAGGTTATCTCTGAAATAAAATATTCACATATCCCAAATTTCCCAAAATCAACAGTATCAGGACACACAGGAAAATTAATCTACGGAAAGATTGAAAACCGCTATGTTTTGATGATGGCTGGTAGGGTTCATTACTATGAAGGATATTCTATGCAAGAAGTTACTTTCCCTATTCGTGTATTTCATAAACTGGGTATCAAGCGATTAATCCTTTCAAATGCATCCGGAGGAGTAAATCCGAACTTCTCAATTGGTGATATTATGATTATTCGTGACCATATTAATTTATTTCCGGAACATCCCCTAAGAGGAAAAAATTTAGATCAATTTGGCGTTCGATTCCCTGATATGAGCAAACCTTACAATCACAGAATGATTGCCGAATTAGAGGAGATAGCAAAAAATAATAATATTAAGGTGCATAAAGGCGTTTATGTTGGGCTACAAGGTCCTTCGTTTGAAACTCCAGCCGAGTACGGAATGATTCGGATTTTAGGCGGAGATGCCGTGGGAATGAGTACTGTACCTGAAACAATTGTAGCATGCCACCAAAATATGGATGTTTGTGCCGTTTCTATCATCACTGACTTAGGAGGTCCTGAAATTTCACCAAATGTCTCTCACGAAGAAGTACTAAATGCGGCAAATAAGGCTATGCCTAACGTAATTTTATTAGTAAAGAATCTTATAAAAAACTACAGATAACATATATAAAATGTTAAAAAACTCTGATAAAAGATAAAATTTCACAATCTTTCATCAGAGTTTTCCTTTTTAACTTTTTCATAACACAGGTTGAATAGCTTTTTTCTAATTTTGCACTTCAATTGACGAGATGATTAAATGATGAACAGGCTACTACTTTTACTACTACTCCCCTCTTTTTTAATTTCTTGCAAAAATACTAAAGATGAAAATCGTGCATTTTTAAAAGGATTCTTCCCTAACGCAAAGGACTCATTAGTAGTATTGTATCATAACAACAAACCTGTTGATACGGCATTCTTTGATGGAAATAAAAAATTCTCATTAAATTTAGATATCAATAAGGCTAAATTATATCATTTTGAGATAGATAACAACTACCAATATGTTTTTCTTGAGCCAAAGGACAGCTTGATTATTTCTGCCAATGCACTAAACTTTCAC
Proteins encoded in this region:
- a CDS encoding M28 family metallopeptidase is translated as MKYIYLFLMFCCSVSYAQKSLQEGLKTINRQSAEAHIDFLADDALEGRESGFQGGRIARNYIVSQLRQIGVEPLFSDGYLQHFSAYRADSQSKDSKRYTVVDSVINRLKTNTHYRLEMANVLGMIKGKKADEYVIVGAHYDHLGVDKYLEGDQIYNGADDNASGVSAVLQLAKAFKASGEQPLRTIIFAFWDGEERGLLGSKYFTNHCSFRNQIKAYLNYDMIGRDNRPQQPNYFVYFYTASHSVFGDWLKSDIQKYKLDLQPDYRAWDNPVGGSDNGSFAIHKIPIVWFHTDGHPDYHKPTDHSDKLNWEKIVEITKASYLIFWKLANDKY
- the fmt gene encoding methionyl-tRNA formyltransferase, which codes for MKNLRIIFMGTPDFALESLKQLVENKYNVVGVVTIPDKNVGRGQKLQSSPVKIYAEKNQIPVFQPTNLKSEDFVNSLKELNPDLQIVVAFRMLPKVVWQLPKYGTFNLHASLLPNYRGSAPINWAIINGEQKTGVTTFFIDEKIDTGAIILQSEMVISERETAGTLHDKLMTQGAELVLKTVDEIEKGTLKVVQQPMNEVFAEAPKIFKETCRVNWEKEGIAIERLIRGMSPYPTAWTILLQKGEEMNIKIYDAVFQKEGHSLPNGKIKVQNRQIYVAVKEGFVNLLELQMPGKKRMKASDLLNGFSFDEEAKFI
- a CDS encoding purine-nucleoside phosphorylase, with product MEINEKINETARIIQSYISEHTPEFAVILGSGLSKLQDEVEVISEIKYSHIPNFPKSTVSGHTGKLIYGKIENRYVLMMAGRVHYYEGYSMQEVTFPIRVFHKLGIKRLILSNASGGVNPNFSIGDIMIIRDHINLFPEHPLRGKNLDQFGVRFPDMSKPYNHRMIAELEEIAKNNNIKVHKGVYVGLQGPSFETPAEYGMIRILGGDAVGMSTVPETIVACHQNMDVCAVSIITDLGGPEISPNVSHEEVLNAANKAMPNVILLVKNLIKNYR